The following are encoded in a window of Streptomyces sp. 11x1 genomic DNA:
- a CDS encoding beta-galactosidase, translating into MPETTPTGLTGLAFGGDYNPEQWPETVWHEDVRLMREAGVTMVSVGIFSWALLETSRGTYDFAWLDRLLDLLHDNGIRVDLGTPTVVPPVWFYREHPEALPVAADGTRYEFGSRGAICHSNTDYRAAAANITTKLAERYADHPALALWHVHNEYGVPVSACYCDSCAAHFRRWLERTYGDVAAVNEAWGTAFWGQHYTDFAQINPPRTTPTVGNPGQALDYKRFADETIRENFVAERDILHRLAPGIPVTTNFMTALSQCDSLDYWAWGREVDLVTNDHYLITDGRRTHVNLAMAADLTRSVGGGAPWLLLEHSTSGVNWQARNPAKAPGQMARNSLAHVARGSEGAMFFQWRQSRRGAEKFHSAMLPQAGTESRVWREVVELGASLDSLSQIRGSRTVADVAVVWDWHSWWAQNLAWRPSEDHEARERADAFYEALYDRHLTVDFAHPEADLSAYPLVVVPALYLMTRAAGDNLKAYVENGGTLVVSYFSGIVDEHDAVHEGPYPGALRDVLGLTVEEFSPLLGGESVRVTGPDGSELTGDVWTEIVVPRGAESVWTYADGLAADQPAVTRHRLCEGSAWYVSTRLDAHGLDALLGWAADDAGIAPRADLPRDVEVVRRAGESGDFLFAINHTALDAKVPLDTAGTELLTGERTAGRLAVPAGGVRVVRLDP; encoded by the coding sequence ATGCCGGAGACCACCCCCACGGGCCTGACCGGGCTCGCCTTCGGTGGGGACTACAACCCCGAGCAGTGGCCGGAAACCGTCTGGCACGAGGACGTCCGGCTGATGCGCGAGGCCGGCGTCACGATGGTCAGCGTCGGCATCTTCTCCTGGGCTCTGCTGGAGACCTCTCGGGGCACCTACGACTTCGCGTGGCTCGACCGTCTGCTCGACCTGCTCCACGACAACGGCATCCGCGTCGACCTCGGCACCCCCACGGTCGTACCGCCGGTCTGGTTCTACCGCGAGCATCCCGAGGCGCTGCCCGTGGCCGCCGACGGCACCCGCTACGAGTTCGGCTCGCGCGGCGCCATCTGCCACAGCAACACCGACTACCGGGCCGCCGCCGCGAACATCACCACGAAGCTCGCCGAGCGCTACGCCGACCACCCGGCGCTCGCCCTGTGGCACGTCCACAACGAGTACGGCGTCCCCGTCTCCGCCTGCTACTGCGACTCCTGCGCCGCACACTTCCGCCGCTGGCTGGAGCGGACGTACGGCGACGTCGCGGCGGTCAACGAGGCCTGGGGCACCGCCTTCTGGGGCCAGCACTACACCGACTTCGCGCAGATCAACCCGCCGCGCACGACCCCCACGGTCGGCAACCCCGGGCAGGCCCTCGACTACAAGCGGTTCGCCGACGAGACCATCCGCGAGAACTTCGTCGCCGAGCGGGACATCCTGCACCGCCTCGCCCCCGGCATCCCGGTCACCACCAACTTCATGACCGCGCTCAGCCAGTGCGACTCCCTGGACTACTGGGCCTGGGGCCGTGAGGTCGACCTCGTCACCAACGACCACTACCTGATCACCGACGGCCGCCGCACCCATGTCAACCTCGCGATGGCCGCCGACCTCACCCGCTCGGTCGGCGGCGGCGCCCCCTGGCTGCTCCTGGAGCACTCCACCTCGGGCGTCAACTGGCAGGCCCGCAACCCCGCCAAGGCCCCCGGCCAGATGGCCCGCAACTCCCTCGCCCACGTGGCACGCGGCTCCGAGGGCGCCATGTTCTTCCAGTGGCGGCAGTCCCGGCGCGGCGCCGAGAAGTTCCACTCGGCGATGCTGCCGCAGGCCGGCACCGAGTCGCGCGTGTGGCGCGAGGTCGTCGAACTGGGCGCGTCGCTGGACTCGTTGAGCCAGATCAGGGGCAGCCGGACCGTCGCCGACGTGGCTGTCGTGTGGGACTGGCACTCCTGGTGGGCGCAGAACCTCGCCTGGCGCCCCAGCGAGGACCACGAGGCCCGCGAACGCGCCGACGCCTTCTACGAGGCCCTCTACGACCGCCACCTCACGGTCGACTTCGCCCACCCGGAAGCCGACTTGTCGGCCTATCCCCTTGTCGTCGTTCCCGCGCTGTACCTGATGACGCGAGCGGCGGGGGACAACCTCAAGGCGTACGTCGAGAACGGCGGCACCCTCGTCGTCTCCTACTTCTCCGGGATCGTCGACGAGCACGACGCCGTCCACGAGGGCCCCTACCCCGGCGCCCTGCGGGACGTACTCGGCCTGACCGTCGAGGAGTTCTCGCCCCTGCTCGGCGGCGAGAGCGTCCGCGTCACAGGCCCCGACGGCTCCGAACTGACCGGCGACGTGTGGACCGAGATCGTGGTGCCGCGCGGCGCCGAGTCCGTGTGGACCTACGCCGACGGACTCGCCGCCGACCAACCCGCCGTCACCCGGCACCGGCTCTGCGAGGGCTCCGCCTGGTACGTCTCCACCCGCCTCGACGCACACGGCCTCGACGCGCTCCTCGGCTGGGCCGCCGACGACGCGGGCATCGCCCCCCGCGCCGACCTGCCGCGCGACGTCGAAGTGGTGCGCCGCGCGGGGGAGTCGGGCGACTTCCTCTTCGCGATCAACCACACCGCGCTCGACGCGAAGGTGCCACTGGACACGGCCGGCACCGAACTCCTCACCGGCGAACGCACGGCGGGCCGCCTCGCCGTACCCGCCGGCGGCGTCAGGGTCGTACGCCTCGACCCCTGA